A region from the Thermoplasmatales archaeon genome encodes:
- a CDS encoding 3-octaprenyl-4-hydroxybenzoate decarboxylase, with product MSFEDLQQFIQFSIKNKSLISIDEEVSPDLELTHILSEEQRTGKGRTILFNKVKGSGVPAVGNIFSTNEKMNAILGSTPTEIGQGLRNLIRIPDDTESMISRGMEMYRELGGAKPKVHQSFGSDHEALDKVDLGRYPICRTWPEDAAPFITLPVVVTRDRETGQRNVGMYRMQVYDSETTGMHWHIHKGGAGHFSGAKKSGTQMDVAVVIGTDPLTMFSAVAPLPEGIDEFSFQGIISKKRLDLVKGTTVDLEYPRNAEIVLEGYIDPAETRVEGPFGDHTGYYSLEEEFPVFHIKKIIERKNPVYPTTIVGKLWQEDVIIGKAIERMFLPLIQMQVPEIVDINTMEEAVFHNMVIVSIKKRYPGHAKKVMFAIWGMGQLMFSKIVVIVDSDIDVHDRRSVIWALSTRIDPDRDVTIIPGTVTDSLDHASPLFNYGSKMGIDATRKDASEGYGRRWPDVLKMSDDIDSLVREKMKKYAIE from the coding sequence ATGTCATTTGAAGATCTGCAGCAATTCATTCAGTTCTCGATCAAGAACAAATCCCTGATCAGTATTGACGAGGAGGTCAGTCCTGATCTTGAACTCACGCACATTCTCAGTGAGGAGCAACGCACTGGAAAAGGCAGGACAATTCTTTTCAACAAGGTGAAGGGTTCAGGAGTGCCTGCGGTTGGTAACATCTTCTCAACAAACGAAAAGATGAACGCCATACTTGGATCCACACCCACAGAAATAGGGCAGGGACTGAGGAACCTGATCAGGATCCCCGACGATACAGAATCCATGATTTCCAGGGGCATGGAGATGTACCGTGAACTTGGCGGGGCGAAACCGAAGGTGCACCAGTCATTCGGTTCTGATCACGAGGCTCTTGACAAGGTTGACCTTGGAAGATACCCCATCTGCAGGACATGGCCGGAGGATGCTGCCCCATTCATAACTTTGCCTGTAGTTGTGACCAGGGACAGGGAGACGGGCCAGCGAAATGTTGGAATGTACAGGATGCAGGTATACGACTCCGAAACAACAGGTATGCACTGGCACATTCACAAGGGGGGAGCAGGGCATTTTTCCGGGGCTAAGAAATCCGGAACCCAGATGGATGTCGCTGTGGTGATAGGCACCGACCCGCTTACGATGTTCTCGGCAGTGGCTCCGCTTCCTGAAGGAATTGACGAATTCTCCTTCCAGGGTATAATATCAAAAAAGCGTCTTGATCTGGTAAAGGGAACAACTGTCGATCTGGAATATCCACGAAATGCCGAGATAGTCCTTGAAGGTTACATAGATCCTGCTGAGACAAGGGTGGAGGGGCCATTTGGCGATCATACGGGTTACTATTCGCTGGAGGAGGAATTCCCGGTATTTCATATAAAGAAGATAATAGAAAGAAAGAATCCGGTTTATCCCACAACCATCGTGGGGAAACTGTGGCAGGAAGACGTCATAATAGGAAAGGCCATTGAGAGAATGTTCTTGCCGCTGATCCAGATGCAGGTTCCAGAGATCGTGGACATCAATACCATGGAAGAAGCTGTTTTCCATAACATGGTCATAGTTTCAATAAAGAAGCGTTATCCTGGCCATGCAAAGAAGGTAATGTTTGCAATATGGGGCATGGGGCAGCTTATGTTCTCCAAGATAGTCGTAATCGTTGACAGCGATATTGACGTACATGACAGGAGGTCTGTTATTTGGGCATTGTCGACGAGAATCGATCCCGACAGGGACGTAACCATAATACCCGGTACAGTGACCGATAGCCTGGATCACGCATCGCCGCTCTTCAATTATGGTTCAAAGATGGGCATCGATGCTACCAGGAAAGATGCATCCGAGGGTTACGGCAGAAGATGGCCGGATGTTTTGAAAAT
- a CDS encoding transcriptional regulator, Acidobacterial, PadR-family, whose amino-acid sequence MTDERILHGLISLYILGELLKEPLHGYEMGKRIASVMGRPMPQGSIYVLLKSLKNRNFVTMEHVTNEKGQVLCRYHITEDGREFLKMHAEPLKSVRVMVDDLILTVEAIDK is encoded by the coding sequence ATGACAGATGAGAGAATACTCCATGGACTCATCAGCCTTTATATACTTGGGGAACTCTTGAAGGAACCCTTGCATGGTTATGAGATGGGAAAGAGAATCGCATCTGTCATGGGCAGGCCAATGCCTCAGGGATCCATATATGTGTTGCTTAAATCGCTGAAGAACAGGAATTTTGTCACCATGGAGCATGTCACAAACGAGAAGGGGCAGGTGCTATGCAGATACCATATAACTGAAGATGGCAGGGAATTCCTGAAAATGCACGCTGAACCTTTGAAAAGTGTAAGAGTGATGGTTGATGACCTTATATTAACCGTCGAAGCCATCGATAAATAA